The Meiothermus ruber DSM 1279 genome includes the window CAGACCCAGGATCAGGGTCACCACCGCCAGGGCCAGGCTGTATGTCAGACCCTTGCGGGCATCGAATACGATGTAAAGCAGAACCATGACAAACGCCATGACCCAGTAGGTGCTCTCGATCTCGACCCAGTTCTGCTCGAGGTTGCCCCAGAACAGGTAATAAGCCAGCTTGATGGTAAAGAAAAGCGTTACCGTAGCGATGGTCTCGCGCTCAATAGCACCCAGATTAACCCCGCGGTATAGCCGCCAGGCCCAGCCCGCACACATCAGGATAAACGCCGGGTACAGCCAGCGGATAAAACCCTCCTCGGGCCGCATCAGCCAGATGAAAAACAGCACCGGTATGGCCAGCAGAATAGCCCAAAAGTAAGCCGCCCGTCTTTTGCTTTTAGAAATAGCTACAAAAAGCCCCCGCACCCCATCAGTCTAGAGGAAGCTCGAGGGCCCCGTGCGATGTTTTGAGCGTCACAGGCAGTTAGCGCGTAACGGTATCGGAAATCTTGGCCTTATCCCCCAGACGGCGCTCGTTGCCTGCTTGCAGACGCTTGATGTTCTCGCGGTGCGTCCAGAAGACCAGCCCGGCCAGCAGCACCACCGTCAGGATCTCCCACATGGGCCGGCCCAGGGCTACAGCAACCACCGCTGCGGTAAGGGCGCCGATCATGCTGCCTGCCGAGACGAAGCGGGTAAGCCCCATGGTCGCCACGCCCACCGGAAATGTGAGGAGGGCCAGCAGGGGATCCAGGAACAGCAGGGTGCCAAAGCTGGTCGCCACCCCCTTACCCCCGGTGAAGCGCAGGAAAACCGAGTAGTTGTGGCCCAGCACCGCCGCCAGCGCCACCCCGCCCAGCAAATAGCCTTCGATGCCCACCAGCCGGGCCAGCCACACCGCAATTCCACCTTTGAGCACGTCAAAAGCCGCCACCACCAGCGCCGGGCCCGCCCCCAGGGTGCGCAGGATGTTGGTAGCACCGGTATTCCCGGAACCCACCTTCTGGATGTCCACCCCATAGTAGCGGGCCACCCAAGCCCCCGCGGGGATCGCGCCAAACAAGTAAGCTAGCAACAAAACAAGCCAGGTTGTCCAGTCCACTGGGGCATTTTATACCCAACAGCCCGTGGCCCAAAGGCCCGTCTGGGAACTGCACCTGGAACCAGCGCTCAGTCGCTAAAGCGTTCCTCTTTCCAGGGGTCGCCCCGGCGATGGTAGCCGTTCACCTCCCAGAAGCCCAGTTCCTCCTTATCCAGAAACTCCAAACCCCGCACCCACTTGGCGCTCTTCCAGGCGTACAGGTGCGGCACCACCAGGCGCAAAGGGCCGCCGTGGTCCCGCGGGAGGGGCTGGCCAAACAGGGTGTGGGCCAGGATATTCTCCGCGCGCAAAAAGTCCTCGAGGCTGAGGTTGGTGGTGTAGCCCCCGTAGCAGTGCACCAGCACCGCCCTGGCCTGCGGCTTGAGTTGAACCTGCTGCATTAGGTCGAGCACCCGGACGCCACTCCACTGTACGTCCAGCTTGCTCCAGCGGGTCACGCAGTGAAAGTCGGCGGTCAGGTCGGACTGGGGCAGGGCCATCAGATCGGCCCAGCTCAGGGTTCTGGGCTCCTCAACCTGGCCTTTGATTTCAAATTGCAGCTCTTCTGGGCGCACGGTGGGGGTGGGACCGTAGGTGAGCACCGGGAATTTTTCGGTGAGCACCTGGCCGGGAGGCACCCGGTGCTGATCCACTACCCTGGGCTTGAAGAAGTTACCGAACATGGCTCTAGCCTAGCTGGGCTCGAGCCCCAGCCCCGTAAGCAAACGTACAATGCCTAGCGGGAGCGGTAGCGAATCACCTCGACCTTTTCCATGGTGATTAGGCCTTCCTGCACCATCTGGTCGAGGGTAGGCAAAAAGCCCTGTATTTTCTCTTCGCTGTCTACAATTTCGATGCAGATGGGCAGGTCTTCGGATAGCTGGAGGATTTTAGCGGTGTGGATGCGGGAGTGGGCTCCAAAGCCCATGAAGCCCCGGAACACGGTGGCACCGGCCAGGCCGGCTTTTTTGGCCTCGAGCACAATCGCTTCGTAGAGGGGCCGCCCCTGCCACTTGTCCGACTCGCCCAGAAAAATGCGCACCAGTTTGGCTTCGCCCTGCAGTTTCATACCCACCTCCCGGCCCAGCGGTAGGCCAGCCAGACCAAGACAAACCCCAGCACCACACTGCCAGCCACATATAAAAAGGCTTTGAGCCACTCCCCCTGCTGCACCAGGGTCAGGGTCTCCCAGCTAAAGGTGGAGAAGGTGGTGTAGCCGCCCAGCACCCCCACCGCCAGAAAAAGCCGCCACTCCGGGCTCAGGGCCCCCTCGAGGCTCAGGCGCAGCACCAGCCCAATCAGAAGGCTGCCGGTGATGTTAATCAAAAAAGTGCTCCAGGGAAACCCCGGCCCCAAGAGGCCCTGCACCCAGGCCCCCAGCCCATAGCGCAGCATGGCCCCGATGGCCCCGCCCAGCATGACCAGCAGATAGCGTTCCACCCTGCACAGTATCTTGTCTAAAGCCCGGCTTAATCCAGTCCCCTGTGGTGCTCTCAGGAAGTAAGGGGTAGACTTTTGGGATGAGATTCCTGGGCTTTTCATTAGTTGTATTGCTGCTGGTGGGCTGTGCGCCCCAGCCTGGAATTGGCGAAAAAGAGCGCCGTGAATGGGGCCTGCAGCCCATCATCAGCGGGTTTGCCCCCGACCGGGGCGAGGGCGGCAAGTACAAACTGCGCGAGCGGGTGTTTTTTAGCTTTACCCTGAGCCAGCCGGGCTACGTGACCCTGGTGACCATGGACAGCGACGGAACGACGGTGGTGCTCGAGCGCAACGTGCAGTTGCCGGCAGGCCGCCATACCTTCCCCCTAGCCACCGACCGCAACGCCCAGGGCCAGGCCGCCTACCTGGTGGTGCCGCCCCTGGGGCCTTCGCGCTTCCGGCTGCTGTATACCGATGTGCCGGCCACCAACCGGGAGCTTTTCCGGGGCAAGCTCAGCAACGATGAATTCAACCGGCACACCCAGGCCTACCTGAGCGCTGCCACGGTGCGCGACGTGGCCGAAACCTGGATGGAGGCGGTGCAATGAGATGGTGGCCCATAGCCCTGACCGGTG containing:
- a CDS encoding sulfite oxidase-like oxidoreductase, which produces MFGNFFKPRVVDQHRVPPGQVLTEKFPVLTYGPTPTVRPEELQFEIKGQVEEPRTLSWADLMALPQSDLTADFHCVTRWSKLDVQWSGVRVLDLMQQVQLKPQARAVLVHCYGGYTTNLSLEDFLRAENILAHTLFGQPLPRDHGGPLRLVVPHLYAWKSAKWVRGLEFLDKEELGFWEVNGYHRRGDPWKEERFSD
- the plsY gene encoding glycerol-3-phosphate 1-O-acyltransferase PlsY, which produces MDWTTWLVLLLAYLFGAIPAGAWVARYYGVDIQKVGSGNTGATNILRTLGAGPALVVAAFDVLKGGIAVWLARLVGIEGYLLGGVALAAVLGHNYSVFLRFTGGKGVATSFGTLLFLDPLLALLTFPVGVATMGLTRFVSAGSMIGALTAAVVAVALGRPMWEILTVVLLAGLVFWTHRENIKRLQAGNERRLGDKAKISDTVTR
- the crcB gene encoding fluoride efflux transporter CrcB, whose protein sequence is MERYLLVMLGGAIGAMLRYGLGAWVQGLLGPGFPWSTFLINITGSLLIGLVLRLSLEGALSPEWRLFLAVGVLGGYTTFSTFSWETLTLVQQGEWLKAFLYVAGSVVLGFVLVWLAYRWAGRWV
- a CDS encoding DUF190 domain-containing protein, translated to MKLQGEAKLVRIFLGESDKWQGRPLYEAIVLEAKKAGLAGATVFRGFMGFGAHSRIHTAKILQLSEDLPICIEIVDSEEKIQGFLPTLDQMVQEGLITMEKVEVIRYRSR
- a CDS encoding DUF4384 domain-containing protein; its protein translation is MRFLGFSLVVLLLVGCAPQPGIGEKERREWGLQPIISGFAPDRGEGGKYKLRERVFFSFTLSQPGYVTLVTMDSDGTTVVLERNVQLPAGRHTFPLATDRNAQGQAAYLVVPPLGPSRFRLLYTDVPATNRELFRGKLSNDEFNRHTQAYLSAATVRDVAETWMEAVQ